One genomic window of Thermoplasmata archaeon includes the following:
- the hemB gene encoding porphobilinogen synthase, with protein MTSLLRRPRRLRRTAAIRDIVRETRWDVGQLIQPVFVREDDRIDANVPSMPGIRRFTPSEAAEEAADLAGMGVKALLLFGVPSSKDEQGSGAYADGGVVQESLRTIKADVPDIVALADVCLCEYTDHGHCGVVIDGRVDNDASVDLLARTAVSLARAGADAVAPSAMMDGQVRAIRASLDGAGFHDTIIMAYAAKHASAFYGPFRVAAESAPRFGDRRGYQMDPANVREAMREIALDLEEGADVVMVKPALAYLDVIRAARERFDAPLAAYSVSGEYAMVKAAASNGWLDERAAVHEILTAIRRAGADLVITYHAKSVAEWERRKGRGRD; from the coding sequence GTGACGAGCCTCCTCCGCCGCCCCCGACGATTGCGGCGGACGGCCGCGATCCGAGACATCGTCCGCGAGACGCGATGGGACGTCGGGCAGCTGATCCAGCCCGTCTTCGTGCGGGAGGACGACCGGATCGACGCGAACGTCCCATCCATGCCGGGCATTCGGCGGTTCACGCCTTCCGAAGCGGCCGAAGAGGCCGCGGACCTGGCCGGCATGGGCGTGAAGGCGCTCTTGCTCTTCGGAGTCCCGTCCTCGAAGGATGAGCAGGGAAGCGGCGCCTACGCGGACGGCGGCGTCGTCCAAGAGTCGTTGCGGACCATCAAGGCGGACGTGCCGGACATCGTCGCCCTGGCCGACGTGTGCCTCTGCGAGTACACGGACCACGGACACTGCGGCGTCGTGATCGACGGCCGCGTGGACAACGACGCGTCGGTCGACCTCCTCGCCCGGACCGCGGTCAGCCTCGCCCGTGCGGGCGCCGACGCCGTCGCACCGAGCGCGATGATGGATGGGCAGGTCCGGGCCATCCGCGCTTCCTTGGACGGCGCGGGTTTCCACGACACGATCATCATGGCGTACGCGGCCAAGCATGCGTCGGCGTTCTACGGTCCCTTCCGGGTCGCCGCCGAATCGGCCCCGCGCTTCGGGGATCGACGCGGGTACCAGATGGACCCGGCGAACGTCCGCGAGGCGATGCGGGAAATCGCGTTGGACCTGGAGGAAGGCGCCGACGTCGTGATGGTCAAGCCCGCGCTCGCCTACCTCGACGTGATCCGGGCGGCCCGCGAGCGGTTCGACGCCCCACTCGCCGCGTACTCCGTGAGCGGCGAGTACGCGATGGTCAAGGCCGCGGCATCGAACGGTTGGCTCGACGAGCGGGCCGCGGTCCACGAGATCCTGACCGCGATCCGTCGCGCGGGGGCTGATCTCGTCATCACGTACCATGCGAAGTCGGTGGCCGAATGGGAGCGGAGGAAGGGCCGTGGTCGAGATTGA
- a CDS encoding chlorite dismutase family protein has product MVEIDGPSEGGANREFLKYTFYKVQAEWRRLPDDIRKKHRTEFVRLLHEFEDDVTIRCYALQGIRADADFMTWAIDPRLETFVEMARRVFSTELGGYLESAYAYLAATRRSSYLGGHAHPGQDGSGKRAVPHGSRYLFVYPFVKKREWYSIPFEHRQEIMRDHFRVGHKYPSVQIHTGYSFGLDDQEFVLAFESDEPLDFLDLVMELRSSEASRYTERETPIFTCILSTPEHVLDALGR; this is encoded by the coding sequence GTGGTCGAGATTGATGGGCCGAGCGAAGGGGGAGCGAACCGCGAGTTCCTGAAATACACGTTCTACAAGGTCCAGGCGGAATGGCGGCGCCTCCCGGACGACATCCGGAAGAAACATCGCACGGAATTCGTCCGCCTCCTCCATGAGTTCGAGGACGACGTCACGATCCGGTGCTACGCGCTCCAAGGGATCCGCGCCGACGCCGATTTCATGACGTGGGCGATCGATCCGCGCCTCGAGACGTTCGTCGAGATGGCGCGCCGCGTCTTCTCGACGGAGCTTGGAGGCTACCTCGAGAGCGCGTACGCGTACCTCGCCGCCACGAGGCGATCGTCGTACCTCGGAGGCCATGCGCATCCGGGCCAGGACGGCTCGGGCAAGCGGGCGGTGCCTCACGGGAGCCGTTACCTGTTCGTCTATCCGTTCGTGAAGAAGCGGGAATGGTACTCGATCCCGTTCGAACACCGCCAAGAGATCATGCGGGATCACTTCCGGGTCGGTCACAAGTATCCGTCCGTCCAGATCCACACCGGGTACTCGTTCGGCCTCGACGACCAAGAGTTCGTCCTCGCCTTCGAATCGGACGAGCCGCTCGATTTCCTGGACCTCGTGATGGAGCTCCGGTCGAGCGAGGCAAGCCGGTACACGGAACGCGAGACGCCGATTTTCACGTGCATCCTATCGACTCCGGAGCACGTGCTCGACGCGTTGGGGCGTTGA
- a CDS encoding uroporphyrinogen-III synthase, protein MPRSLAGQTVLVAASEERTEAIARRLRSEGANVVPFPTVRIDAAPNLRKLDDALRKWRSYDWVVFTSTNGVRAAIARAGTLRLGLGTRPPRIAAVGPATKALAEAEGLSVDAMPAEFLTDAIAPTLGSVAGSRVLLVRSSLGRKSLAERLRADGAHVDEVSAYEARLSAPDVSRLPAASGIDLVVFTSGSTVQNLVALLPPPYLGVLRDRAVAVCIGPVTADVARASGFRVSIVAREHTVPGLLRALQEVPAIG, encoded by the coding sequence ATGCCCCGATCCCTGGCGGGTCAAACGGTCCTGGTCGCGGCGTCCGAAGAGCGCACCGAAGCGATCGCCCGACGCCTCCGGAGCGAGGGGGCGAACGTCGTCCCGTTCCCCACGGTGCGAATCGATGCCGCTCCAAATCTGCGCAAGCTCGACGATGCCCTCCGGAAATGGCGCTCGTACGACTGGGTCGTCTTCACGAGCACGAACGGAGTCCGCGCCGCGATCGCTCGCGCGGGGACCCTGCGCCTCGGCTTGGGCACGCGGCCCCCGAGGATCGCCGCGGTGGGACCCGCGACGAAAGCCCTCGCCGAAGCCGAAGGCCTCTCCGTCGACGCCATGCCCGCGGAGTTCCTGACGGACGCAATCGCGCCGACCCTCGGGTCCGTCGCGGGCTCTCGGGTTCTCTTGGTTCGTTCGAGCCTCGGCCGAAAGTCCCTCGCCGAACGGCTCCGGGCGGACGGCGCCCACGTGGACGAGGTGAGTGCGTACGAGGCGAGGCTCTCCGCTCCCGACGTGTCGCGCCTCCCGGCGGCGAGCGGGATCGACCTCGTCGTGTTCACGAGCGGTTCGACGGTGCAGAACCTCGTAGCCTTGCTCCCGCCCCCGTACCTCGGGGTCCTGAGAGACCGTGCGGTGGCCGTATGCATCGGACCGGTGACCGCGGACGTCGCCCGCGCATCCGGATTCCGGGTCTCGATCGTGGCGCGCGAGCACACGGTCCCCGGACTCCTGCGGGCCCTCCAGGAGGTGCCGGCGATTGGGTGA